In Achromobacter spanius, the following proteins share a genomic window:
- a CDS encoding glutamate synthase subunit beta has product MGKITGFMEFQRLQEASEAPQKRLKNWREFVLHLTDDQAKQQAARCMDCGIPFCNNGCPVNNIIPDWNDLVYKQDWRRALDVLHSTNNFPEFTGRICPAPCEAACTLNINSDAVGIKSIEHAIIDKGWEEGWVAPLVPARKTGKKVAVVGSGPAGMACAQQLARAGHSVTLFEKSDRIGGLLRYGIPDFKLEKHQIDRRISQMEAEGVEFAPSTYIGNPKDPVADGLTVRTPESLKAEFDAIVMTGGSETPRDLPVPGRELSGVYFAMDFLRQQNKAVAGDRLTNQTLAKGKHVVVIGGGDTGSDCVGTSNRHGAASVTQFELMPQPPESENKTMTWPYWPLKMRTSSSHEEGCERDWSVTTKLLKGSNGKVEKLVGARVEWFKDDATGQMKMREVEGSEFEIKADLVLLAMGFVSPVQTVLESFGVDRDGRGNVRANTDDYRTNVEKVFAAGDMRRGQSLVVWAIREGRQCARSVDEFLMGSSELPR; this is encoded by the coding sequence ATGGGAAAGATAACTGGCTTTATGGAATTTCAGCGTCTGCAGGAGGCCTCCGAGGCCCCGCAGAAGCGGCTGAAGAACTGGCGCGAATTCGTGCTGCACCTGACGGATGACCAGGCCAAGCAGCAAGCCGCGCGCTGCATGGACTGCGGCATCCCGTTCTGCAACAACGGCTGCCCGGTCAACAACATCATCCCTGACTGGAATGACCTGGTGTACAAGCAGGACTGGCGCCGCGCGCTGGACGTGCTGCACTCCACCAACAACTTCCCCGAGTTCACCGGCCGCATCTGCCCGGCGCCATGTGAAGCCGCCTGTACCTTGAACATCAACAGCGACGCCGTGGGCATCAAGTCCATCGAGCACGCGATCATCGACAAGGGCTGGGAAGAAGGCTGGGTGGCGCCGCTAGTGCCGGCCCGCAAGACGGGCAAGAAGGTCGCGGTGGTGGGCTCCGGCCCCGCCGGCATGGCGTGCGCACAGCAACTGGCGCGTGCCGGCCACTCGGTGACGCTGTTCGAAAAGAGCGACCGCATCGGCGGCCTGCTGCGCTACGGCATCCCCGACTTCAAGCTGGAAAAGCACCAGATCGACCGCCGCATCTCGCAGATGGAAGCGGAAGGCGTGGAGTTCGCGCCGTCCACCTACATCGGCAATCCGAAAGACCCCGTGGCCGACGGCCTGACGGTGCGCACGCCGGAATCGCTGAAGGCGGAATTCGACGCGATCGTCATGACGGGCGGTTCGGAAACGCCGCGCGACCTGCCGGTTCCGGGCCGCGAATTGTCGGGCGTGTATTTCGCCATGGACTTCCTGCGCCAGCAGAACAAGGCCGTGGCGGGTGACCGCCTGACGAACCAGACGCTGGCCAAGGGCAAGCACGTTGTCGTGATCGGCGGCGGTGATACGGGTTCGGACTGCGTGGGCACCAGTAACCGCCATGGCGCGGCCTCGGTCACGCAATTCGAGCTGATGCCGCAACCGCCCGAATCCGAAAACAAGACCATGACGTGGCCGTACTGGCCGTTGAAGATGCGCACGTCGTCGTCGCACGAAGAAGGCTGCGAGCGCGACTGGTCCGTGACCACCAAGCTGCTCAAGGGCAGCAACGGCAAGGTCGAAAAGCTGGTCGGCGCGCGCGTCGAATGGTTCAAGGACGACGCCACCGGCCAGATGAAGATGCGCGAAGTCGAGGGCTCGGAGTTCGAGATCAAGGCTGACCTGGTGCTGCTGGCCATGGGCTTTGTGTCGCCGGTGCAGACCGTGCTGGAGTCCTTCGGCGTGGATCGCGACGGGCGCGGCAACGTGCGCGCCAACACCGACGACTACCGCACCAACGTGGAAAAGGTCTTCGCGGCGGGCGACATGCGCCGTGGCCAATCGCTGGTGGTCTGGGCCATCCGCGAAGGCCGCCAATGCGCACGCTCGGTGGATGAATTCCTGATGGGCAGCAGCGAACTGCCGCGCTGA